In the genome of Populus alba chromosome 11, ASM523922v2, whole genome shotgun sequence, one region contains:
- the LOC118047550 gene encoding uncharacterized protein — protein MSLTIKPHLHHQNHRMHKPTSTNSRDWTQIYTVYGMEQWQTLLFLVFQATLFSIMSILFLLYYQPICQFLDTFFLLTATSSTGGGSAARFAAGFIGCVTALSAVCLFFAAGNFFYSSVGLRYEMAQRIVSCVNDWSNVKVALDIGCGRGILLNAVATQLKKTGSSGRVVGLDRSKGTTLSTLRTANVEGVGEYVTCREGDVRSLPFGDNYFDVVVSATFVHTVGKEYGHRTVEAAAERMRVLGEMVRVLKPGGVGVVWDLLHVPEYVRRLQELKMEDITVSERVTAFMVSSHIVSFRKPIQHILGPCEVRLDWRC, from the exons ATGTCACTAACGATCAAGCCTCATCTCCATCATCAGAATCACAGAATGCACAAACCCACATCAACAAACAGCAGAGACTGGACACAGATCTACACAGTTTATGGCATGGAACAATGGCAAACATTACTCTTTCTCGTATTTCAAGCTACTCTCTTCTCCATCATGTCAATCCTTTTCCTGCTATACTACCAGCCAATCTGCCAGTTTCTAGACACTTTCTTCCTCCTCACCGCCACCAGTTCCACCGGTGGTGGCAGTGCAGCACGTTTTGCTGCTGGGTTCATCGGCTGCGTGACAGCACTATCTGCTGTCTGTTTGTTTTTCGCGGCGGGGAACTTTTTTTATAGTTCTGTTGGGTTGCGCTATGAAATGGCGCAAAGGATTGTAAGCTGTGTGAATGATTGGTCTAATGTTAAGGTTGCTCTTGATATCGGATGCGGCCGTGGGATTTTGTTGAATGCGGTGGCTACTCAGTTGAAGAAGACAGGGAGCTCCGGTCGGGTTGTTGGGTTGGACCGGTCTAAAGGGACTACTTTGTCTACGCTTCGAACCGCCAACGTGGAAG GTGTTGGAGAGTATGTCACTTGCAGGGAGGGTGATGTGAGGAGTCTACCATTCGGTGATAACTACTTTGATGTGGTGGTATCAGCTACTTTTGTACACACAGTTGGAAAAGAGTATGGCCATCGGACAGTGGAGGCTGCAGCAGAAAGAATGAGGGTGTTGGGTGAGATGGTCAGGGTTTTGAAGCCCGGGGGTGTCGGGGTCGTCTGGGATCTACTACATGTGCCGGAATATGTCCGACGTCTACAAGAATTGAAGATGGAGGATATTACGGTTTCAGAGCGTGTGACTGCCTTCATGGTGAGCAGCCACATTGTATCTTTTCGGAAACCTATTCAGCACATACTGGGTCCTTGTGAGGTCCGCCTGGATTGGAGATGCTGA